The Streptococcus mitis genome has a segment encoding these proteins:
- a CDS encoding V-type ATPase subunit gives MDTNLFSKINTTISVKENDFITEEKFQKIIQSKDTETLAFILEATPYHLSIDVLENPSQTEISLMTKLVNDYRWAYAESPSDKIVTLFALRYVYHNIKVLLKSKAAIKKDFSKLLIPIGIFDIESLKHLVSSLHSDTLPDFMVHEVESIWNEYETFNNIRVLDVGADLAYFKHLKLLSNELGGVLSQVIVAMIDFYNIITVKRGLSQNKSHGDILQLLSDEGSISAKEFIYIVENQEIFVWFNKINLSLDSIFSTYELKMQDATISSSELEFLCDLLLYKTLDQGRYNVDGPLVLARYLLGCEFEVKNLRMIISALQNTIPFESIKERIRPHYGS, from the coding sequence ATGGATACTAATCTTTTTTCAAAAATAAATACGACGATTTCGGTAAAAGAAAACGATTTTATTACAGAAGAAAAATTTCAAAAAATTATACAATCCAAAGATACGGAGACATTGGCATTTATCTTAGAAGCAACTCCCTATCATTTATCTATTGACGTTTTAGAAAATCCTAGTCAGACAGAGATTTCGCTAATGACAAAATTAGTCAATGATTATAGATGGGCCTATGCTGAAAGTCCGTCTGATAAAATTGTGACTTTATTTGCTTTACGATATGTTTATCATAATATCAAAGTTTTATTAAAATCTAAGGCGGCAATTAAGAAAGATTTTTCTAAATTATTAATTCCAATAGGGATTTTTGATATAGAAAGTTTAAAACATTTAGTTTCTTCCTTACATTCAGATACACTTCCTGATTTTATGGTTCATGAAGTAGAATCAATTTGGAATGAGTATGAAACTTTTAATAATATTCGTGTACTTGATGTCGGAGCTGATCTAGCATATTTTAAACATCTGAAACTTTTATCTAATGAGTTAGGTGGGGTGCTGTCTCAGGTTATTGTTGCAATGATTGACTTTTATAATATTATTACTGTAAAACGTGGTTTATCTCAAAATAAGAGTCATGGGGATATTTTACAATTACTTTCAGATGAAGGAAGTATTTCTGCTAAAGAATTTATATACATTGTAGAAAATCAAGAAATATTTGTGTGGTTCAATAAAATAAATCTAAGCTTAGATTCAATCTTTTCAACTTACGAATTGAAGATGCAGGACGCAACAATTTCATCTTCTGAGTTAGAATTTTTATGTGATTTACTATTGTATAAAACTTTAGATCAAGGAAGGTATAATGTAGATGGGCCGTTAGTTCTTGCTAGATATTTATTGGGATGTGAGTTTGAAGTAAAGAATCTTAGAATGATCATATCAGCTCTTCAAAATACAATTCCTTTTGAATCAATAAAAGAAAGGATACGCCCGCATTATGGAAGCTAA
- a CDS encoding V-type ATP synthase subunit K, which yields MEHLATYFSTYGGAFFAALGIVLAVGLSGMGSAYGVGKAGQSAAALLKEQPEKFASALILQLLPGTQGLYGFVIGILIWLQLTPELPLEKGVAYFFVALPIAIVGYFSAKHQGNVAVAGMQILAKRPKEFMKGAILAAMVETYAILAFVVSFILTLRV from the coding sequence ATGGAACATTTAGCAACTTATTTTTCAACCTATGGAGGAGCTTTCTTCGCTGCATTGGGAATTGTATTGGCGGTTGGATTAAGCGGTATGGGGTCTGCTTATGGAGTTGGTAAGGCTGGGCAATCTGCCGCAGCTTTACTGAAAGAACAGCCAGAAAAATTTGCCTCAGCTTTGATATTGCAACTACTGCCCGGAACACAAGGATTATATGGTTTTGTTATTGGAATTTTAATTTGGTTGCAATTAACTCCAGAACTTCCTTTGGAAAAAGGCGTTGCTTATTTCTTTGTAGCTCTTCCAATTGCTATTGTAGGATACTTTTCGGCTAAGCATCAAGGAAATGTAGCAGTAGCGGGAATGCAAATCTTGGCTAAAAGACCAAAAGAATTCATGAAGGGAGCAATTTTGGCTGCCATGGTAGAAACCTATGCAATTCTTGCCTTTGTCGTATCATTCATTTTGACCCTTCGTGTATAA